TCAGCACCCATGGTGAACATCAGGGAAACTTTTCTGGCAGCTTCCAGGGAAGGAATCATTAATGAAAACAGTTGCAGACTGCTCACAGACCTTGCCAAGAAGACGCATTACGGAGAAAGGAGCTATTTCGGAATAACAAAGGAAGCTGTAAATACAGGAATACTGTCCGAAGAAAAAGCCTCTGAACTTCTTACCTATTGCAGGGACCATGAAACAGATGTCAAAAGAGAAGACGCGATACTGGTCCTTGAAAAGATTAAAGAGCTGATGAATGAATAGACAATTCAGCCCGCAATTTTTGGCTTTAAGCCGTCATAGATGAAGTGCAGGATATATACCGTTGACATAACAAGAATAATCGTCGCACCCGAAGGTATGTCAAATATATACGATAAGAACAGGCCCGCAACACTGAACAACGCACCGAAGAACATGGCAAGGTACATCATCTTCCTGATATCATTGGTATAATGGCGACTTAGTGTTGCCGGCATTGTGAGCAGTGCGATGATCAAAATTATTCCCACGACCTTTATGAGCAGTACGATCGTAAGTGCGATAAGACAGAGCAATAAAAGGTAAAGCCTTTCTATATTGATACCCGCAACCTTTGCGAATTCCTCATCAAAGCAGAGGGCCATGAACTCCTTGTAGAAAGCATAGACCAGAACGATTATCACCACATCCAGCGCAAGCATCAGATAGATATCCGAGCGTGGCACCGTAAGTATGTTCCCGAAAAGATAGGACAGCAGATCAGGAGCATAGCCCGGTGTCAGGTATATGAATACTATACCTATGGCCATACCCAGAGACCAGAGAATACCTATAAGAGTATCTTCCGCAACCTTAGCCCTCTTGCTGACAAGACCCATTACAACAGCCGAAAGCAGGCTGAAGGGGATGAGTCCGTACAGCGGATTTATACCAAGGTAGTAGCCTACCCCGATACCTCCGAAGGATGCATGTGAGATACCACCACTTATAAAGACAA
The window above is part of the Methanolobus zinderi genome. Proteins encoded here:
- a CDS encoding metal ABC transporter permease gives rise to the protein MLEILQYGFMQNAITAAILASIACGIIGVYVVVKKIVFISGGISHASFGGIGVGYYLGINPLYGLIPFSLLSAVVMGLVSKRAKVAEDTLIGILWSLGMAIGIVFIYLTPGYAPDLLSYLFGNILTVPRSDIYLMLALDVVIIVLVYAFYKEFMALCFDEEFAKVAGINIERLYLLLLCLIALTIVLLIKVVGIILIIALLTMPATLSRHYTNDIRKMMYLAMFFGALFSVAGLFLSYIFDIPSGATIILVMSTVYILHFIYDGLKPKIAG